Proteins encoded together in one Papaver somniferum cultivar HN1 unplaced genomic scaffold, ASM357369v1 unplaced-scaffold_21, whole genome shotgun sequence window:
- the LOC113339415 gene encoding putative RING-H2 finger protein ATL21A isoform X1: MVFIRKYSCDYSHLIETANGNLLLQQINIMGMPVLIFLFFQFLCSPYLIASIENCQDHQCSKDEPAIVFPFRLKGRQGEKCGYPGFDISCNELNRTVLELPFSGVFIVQSIYHNSTANSTRNEIKLHDPGNCLPRRLLKNLNLSGTPFFSMPSKNYSFYNCSSQNVFKSTRSMDNISCLSSSTHRVIATSATNPNSLTKNCGLIGIISVPESSLNRSYGLGNDLHLSWRTPSDCRNCDTQEVIPPRRGSEGLPVWKKVLIYMGIIIPILLGFAGCTMLINKEYIFGGASLINLPANAVSPEVVHDPPQWFVVTTGLDGSTIMSYPTVVLGESRRLPSPYENTCSICLQEYQPKETLKSLSACDHFFHADCIDVWLGINSTCPVCRNSPLHQ; the protein is encoded by the exons ATGGTATTCATTAGGAAATATTCTTGTGATTATTCCCATTTAATTGAGACAGCGAATGGAAATCTATTGCTGCAACAAATTAACATAATGGGTATGCCTGTACTCATTTTTCTGTTCTTCCAATTCCTTTGTTCTCCGTATTTGATTGCAAGTATCGAAAACTGTCAAGATCATCAATGTAGCAAGGATGAGCCGGCTATCGTATTTCCTTTCAGATTAAAAGGACGTCAAGGTGAGAAATGCGGTTATCCGGGCTTCGATATTTCATGTAATGAGTTGAATAGAACAGTTTTAGAGCTGCCATTTTCTGGAGTTTTCATTGTTCAAAGTATCTACCATAATAGTACTGCAAATAGCACTAGAAATGAAATAAAATTGCACGATCCGGGTAACTGCCTTCCAAGACGTCTTCTGAAAAATCTGAATCTTTCAGGTACTCCTTTCTTCAGTATGCCCTCTAAGAATTATTCATTCTACAACTGCTCATCGCAAAATGTTTTTAAGTCCACAAGGTCAATGGACAATATCAGTTGCCTTAGCAGCTCCACCCATAGAGTAATTGCTACATCCGCAACAAATCCCAATAGTTTGACGAAAAATTGTGGGTTGATTGGTATTATATCGGTTCCGGAAAGTTCTTTGAATCGGTCATATGGACTTGGAAATGATCTTCATCTCTCTTGGAGGACTCCATCAGATTGCAGAAATTGCGATACCCAAGAAGTTATTCCACCTAGAAGAGGCTCTGAGGGTCTTCCAG TTTGGAAAAAAGTTCTTATCTATATGGGCATCATAATACCAATTCTATTAGGCTTTGCTGGTTGCACTATGTTGATCAATAAAGAATATATCTTTGGTGGTGCTAGTTTGATAAACCTTCCTGCAAACGCTGTATCACCTGAAGTCGTTCATGATCCACCACAATGGTTTGTCGTAACAACTGGTCTTGACGGTTCTACTATAATGTCTTATCCTACCGTAGTTCTTGGTGAAAGTCGAAGATTACCCAGTCCATACGAGAATACGTGTTCCATATGTTTGCAAGAGTATCAACCTAAAGAGACATTGAAGAGTTTATCGGCATGTGATCATTTTTTTCATGCAGATTGTATTGATGTTTGGCTTGGTATAAACTCAACATGCCCTGTCTGCAGGAATTCTCCCCTCCACCAGTAA
- the LOC113339818 gene encoding putative RING-H2 finger protein ATL21A, whose translation MSLLKILLSVFLVLLPVSVTCQTLAYCRYPLSCGVGEPQIRFPFALYGRQSKSCGNSGYDLSCNSSNKTVLQLPYSEQLFVKEINYTSQEMQIYDPDNCLTRRLLKLRFPLLFPYKLAGSNQNYTILNCSSSSVDVTNTSLLYTPISCMSSSTNTIFSTDVSNPNLPFKATCEIIATVSSPAVRTVDGLSYKTSDVLLLKWQLLPDRSQGTKVTEAVYALLGLCFALVLILAFTCCICPWVIGLFRDHHRSLFLSDGILLQSTVTNQEVIIIRTGLDDATIKSYRRIHLDEKLQLPNPTDTTCSICLSEYRPTESLKLIPPCNHCFHAKCIDPWLRMHTTCPVCRKSLQCSVLLPAAGAWV comes from the exons ATGAGTTTGTTGAAAATCTTACTTTCCGTCTTCCTTGTACTCCTTCCTGTTTCGGTTACATGCCAAACATTAGCATATTGTCGATATCCTCTGTCATGTGGTGTTGGAGAACCTCAAATCCGATTCCCTTTTGCTCTATATGGCCGTCAGAGTAAGTCATGCGGTAACTCGGGCTATGATCTTTCTTGCAACAGTTCAAATAAAACAGTCCTGCAGCTGCCATACTCTGAACAACTTTTTGTTAAGGAAATCAATTACACTTCACAGGAAATGCAAATCTATGACCCTGATAACTGTCTCACAAGGCGGCTTCTAAAGCTACGGTTCCCTTTGTTATTCCCGTACAAGCTTGCTGGTTCAAATCAGAATTATACCATCCTTAATTGCTCATCATCGTCTGTTGATGTCACCAACACATCTTTATTATATACACCCATTAGTTGCATGAGTAGCTCTACCAACACCATATTTTCTACAGACGTCTCTAATCCCAATCTTCCATTTAAAGCAACCTGCGAGATAATTGCAACGGTGTCATCACCTGCCGTAAGGACAGTGGATGGCCTTTCCTACAAAACTAGTGATGTTCTTCTTCTCAAATGGCAGTTGCTCCCTGACAGATCACAAG GTACCAAAGTGACAGAAGCTGTCTATGCACTTCTCGGTTTATGCTTTGCATTGGTACTAATACTAGCATTCACATGCTGTATTTGTCCGTGGGTCATCGGATTGTTCCGTGACCACCACCGCAGCTTGTTTCTATCCGATGGGATTTTACTGCAGTCAACAGTTACGAACCAAGAAGTGATCATTATCAGAACCGGCTTAGATGATGCAACTATCAAAAGCTACCGAAGAATACATCTTGATGAGAAACTACAACTGCCCAATCCAACAGATACTACGTGTTCGATATGTCTATCTGAGTATCGACCAACAGAGTCACTGAAGCTTATACCACCGTGTAACCACTGTTTTCATGCTAAGTGCATTGATCCTTGGCTCCGTATGCACACTACATGTCCAGTTTGCCGGAAGTCTCTGCAATGCTCAGTATTGCTTCCAGCTGCTGGTGCCTGGGTttaa
- the LOC113339528 gene encoding RING-H2 finger protein ATL22-like, translated as MGVPFITVFFIFFFCAAKFGESSDRCVGIRCSKNEPVISFPFRIKGRQNEWCGYPGFDLTCNDKNKTVLELPFSSSFYVHDINYGSHSNKIQLHDPDNCLSERLLDNQMNLSGTPFIHIHNKNYSFYNCSSVRSFNSTSTPMISCLSTSGRVVFATSAASSDSLSLNQNCELIANLQVPVETSDHIAYSLLQNDIHLTWAWSTSDCKSCNYPKAPSKKHGHGFAYVFIIMGVMAIISFVCFRAWVMSNIYRGNHLPHQSGIVNTGLDESTIRSFPMIVLGENRRLPNEASDTTCALCLDEYLPNDILRSLPACNHYFHAVCIDEWLPINSRCPVCNTMSPVANSETAP; from the exons ATGGGTGTCCCATTCATCACagttttcttcatattcttcttctgtgCTGCGAAATTTGGTGAAAGTTCCGATAGATGTGTTGGTATTCGGTGTAGCAAGAACGAGCCTGTCATCTCATTTCCTTTTAGAATTAAAGGCCGACAGAATGAATGGTGTGGTTACCCAGGTTTTGATCTTACTTGCAAtgataagaataaaacggttctAGAGTTGCCGTTTTCTAGTTCATTTTATGTTCATGATATCAACTATGGTAGTCACTCAAACAAAATACAGCTTCATGATCCGGATAACTGCCTTTCCGAACGGCTTTTGGATAACCAGATGAATCTTTCTGGCACCCCTTTCATTCATATTCACAATAAGAATTATTCTTTCTACAACTGCTCGTCTGTTCGTTCATTCAACAGTACGTCCACGCCAATGATCAGTTGCCTCAGCACCTCCGGACGTGTTGTTTTTGCTACATCTGCAGCAAGTTCCGATAGTTTATCGCTTAACCAAAACTGTGAGTTAATTGCTAATCTACAGGTGCCGGTCGAAACGTCTGATCATATAGCTTATTCTTTGCTTCAAAATGATATTCATCTCACCTGGGCATGGAGTACATCGGATTGCAAAAGCTGTAACTATCCGAAAGCTCCGTCAAAGAAGCATGGTCATG gCTTTGCATATGTTTTTATCATCATGGGCGTCATGGCTATAATATCTTTTGTTTGCTTCCGCGCTTGGGTCATGAGTAATATATATAGGGGCAACCACCTGCCACACCAATCAGGCATCGTCAACACCGGTCTCGATGAATCCACTATACGATCCTTTCCAATGATAGTACTTGGTGAGAACCGACGATTACCAAATGAGGCCAGTGATACTACTTGTGCATTATGTCTAGATGAGTATCTGCCCAACGATATATTAAGGAGTTTGCCGGCATGTAACCACTATTTTCATGCTGTCTGTATTGATGAATGGCTTCCTATAAACTCAAGATGTCCTGTTTGCAATACAATGTCACCCGTCGCTAATAGTGAAACTGCGCCATGA
- the LOC113339415 gene encoding RING-H2 finger protein ATL20-like isoform X2: MVFIRKYSCDYSHLIETANGNLLLQQINIMGMPVLIFLFFQFLCSPYLIASIENCQDHQCSKDEPAIVFPFRLKGRQGTPFFSMPSKNYSFYNCSSQNVFKSTRSMDNISCLSSSTHRVIATSATNPNSLTKNCGLIGIISVPESSLNRSYGLGNDLHLSWRTPSDCRNCDTQEVIPPRRGSEGLPVWKKVLIYMGIIIPILLGFAGCTMLINKEYIFGGASLINLPANAVSPEVVHDPPQWFVVTTGLDGSTIMSYPTVVLGESRRLPSPYENTCSICLQEYQPKETLKSLSACDHFFHADCIDVWLGINSTCPVCRNSPLHQ, encoded by the exons ATGGTATTCATTAGGAAATATTCTTGTGATTATTCCCATTTAATTGAGACAGCGAATGGAAATCTATTGCTGCAACAAATTAACATAATGGGTATGCCTGTACTCATTTTTCTGTTCTTCCAATTCCTTTGTTCTCCGTATTTGATTGCAAGTATCGAAAACTGTCAAGATCATCAATGTAGCAAGGATGAGCCGGCTATCGTATTTCCTTTCAGATTAAAAGGACGTCAAG GTACTCCTTTCTTCAGTATGCCCTCTAAGAATTATTCATTCTACAACTGCTCATCGCAAAATGTTTTTAAGTCCACAAGGTCAATGGACAATATCAGTTGCCTTAGCAGCTCCACCCATAGAGTAATTGCTACATCCGCAACAAATCCCAATAGTTTGACGAAAAATTGTGGGTTGATTGGTATTATATCGGTTCCGGAAAGTTCTTTGAATCGGTCATATGGACTTGGAAATGATCTTCATCTCTCTTGGAGGACTCCATCAGATTGCAGAAATTGCGATACCCAAGAAGTTATTCCACCTAGAAGAGGCTCTGAGGGTCTTCCAG TTTGGAAAAAAGTTCTTATCTATATGGGCATCATAATACCAATTCTATTAGGCTTTGCTGGTTGCACTATGTTGATCAATAAAGAATATATCTTTGGTGGTGCTAGTTTGATAAACCTTCCTGCAAACGCTGTATCACCTGAAGTCGTTCATGATCCACCACAATGGTTTGTCGTAACAACTGGTCTTGACGGTTCTACTATAATGTCTTATCCTACCGTAGTTCTTGGTGAAAGTCGAAGATTACCCAGTCCATACGAGAATACGTGTTCCATATGTTTGCAAGAGTATCAACCTAAAGAGACATTGAAGAGTTTATCGGCATGTGATCATTTTTTTCATGCAGATTGTATTGATGTTTGGCTTGGTATAAACTCAACATGCCCTGTCTGCAGGAATTCTCCCCTCCACCAGTAA